The following nucleotide sequence is from Endozoicomonas sp. GU-1.
ACTAATGGCACGCCAGGGTTCGGCGTTACAGATCACCACCATCGGATCGCTCCCTTTTTTGGAGGCGGCAAGGTATACCATTTGCCCCCAGACTTTTCGTGGCTGCCGGATTGCCATAGTTTCGCCTGTTGACAGTGAAAATATTCTGGTTACTGGCAGTAACCTGTTTTGATGCTTATTGGGAACAAGCGTATTGTTGGGAACTCTGATGCAGAAGGGCCAGTTACCATGAACCAGATATTTCAGCCATTGTTTTCCTTTAAACTCTCTATCCATTAACAGGCGCTGTATGGCTTGCTCAGGGAAAATTTTTCGGAACCTCTTCAGCAGCTCAACGCGTTCAGTCGTATTCGAGCAACCTTTTTTGGGCAGGAGTGTCCATAAAATCGGGATAGACATTCCCTTGTAGTTTATTGCCAGAAACAGGATGTTGATTTTGAATATTCCAAACATCCAGTTAGTCCGATCCATGCTGAGCTGCCACCTGCCTTCCGGGGCGAACAGACTGGCAATTAATGTGGCCATGATGCTTTCATCAAAAACCACCTCGAGAAAAAAACGCTGAATCCTTCGGTAACAGGAAAGGGTCTGCGACCTTCCGGGGAAGGTGGTTGCAAGACTTGTGAAGTTTACGGTCTGTTTTTCCAGCAGCCCAAGTACGAGGAAAGCAAGGACGTTCAGGCGACACTTGTTCCATTTCAAATAGGTTCTAAACTGCGTGATGAGTAAGTCGGCGGGTTCCATTGTCGTGGGTCTTTTGAGCTAAAAAACTCAAGATAGTGAATCCTGCTGGCTTACTCCTAATTTAATTTTTGTCGTGTACAGTGACTTTCTGATTCCCCCTCCAACCTGCTATAAAACAGCCATATAACCGACAGTTTCCTCTCCACCAAAAGTGATCTCCTGCATCATCTCACCGGAAGGCACCAGTAATCAGCATGCGCATCGTATGGTCCAGATTCCTTATATGTCTATAAATTCAGAGTGTGCCTCCAGCTGTTCAAGCACTGCCAAACTCCATTCAATCAAGACAACCTACCCCTTTCTTTCAGCCTCCTGACCACTTCATCATGGGGAATGGTCGCCATTTCACCGGCCTAAACCTATGCGATAGTCGCTTCGGTTTTCTCCAGCTGCCAGTCATGGGCATCAAGCATCTCCCCGTCCGCCTGATCGGCCAGGACACATCCCTGTCCTCTTGCCGGGCCAGCTGGCTTAACTGCTCCAACTGTTTTCACGGCTAATAAATTCATCGACGCCCCCGACAATAAAATGTATAGTTTTCACCCAAAGGGTGAACTATATTCATCTTCTGGTGTCTATACTTAAGGTGTCTCAGTTTGAAAGTCAAGTTCCGA
It contains:
- a CDS encoding IS4 family transposase, which gives rise to MKWNKCRLNVLAFLVLGLLEKQTVNFTSLATTFPGRSQTLSCYRRIQRFFLEVVFDESIMATLIASLFAPEGRWQLSMDRTNWMFGIFKINILFLAINYKGMSIPILWTLLPKKGCSNTTERVELLKRFRKIFPEQAIQRLLMDREFKGKQWLKYLVHGNWPFCIRVPNNTLVPNKHQNRLLPVTRIFSLSTGETMAIRQPRKVWGQMVYLAASKKGSDPMVVICNAEPWRAISDYLQRWQIETMFQAMKGRGFNLEDTHLKDRDKISKLLCTLALAFCWAYKTGEWINETTPIKVKSHGRKAQSIFRAGLDYLARILNHVDTWLEELFGAVALLFETRWERAS